The DNA region AGGATTTCGGGGTGCATTAATTTCCAATACCGGTGGCCGCcagctggatttttcaaaacctGCTATTGAGACTCTTGCTGAAGTACACGAggctttgaaggagaaaaatatAGATCGGAACCaatttcagctttttgtcGAGGGAGGCTTCAGTCGTGGCTCGGACGTGATCAAGGCTTTGTGCCTGGGTGCAATCCCTGGAATTGGCCGGCCAATGCTCTATAGTGAGGTGTACGGCCAAAAAGGTGTTGAAAAAGCGTCACAGCTACTCAAAGAGGAGATTCTCAGAGACATCAAACTGCTGGGAGCCAGTAACGTGTCTTGTTTAGACGACAGTTATCTGGACCTAAGCAGTCTGACAGTCAAGCTTTGGGTTCCTGACTTCCAATATGAAAGAAACTACACTCCGATGGTCAACGTCGCCTTAAAAGTGCAATATTAAGTAGACACTATTCACATATTAACTAGATTCAGACAAGGTTTCGGTTCTCTCGATTATCGCGTTGTCACCCAGACCAGacggttttttttcgtaGCTGTCGATCTCGCCCTCCGAGCCAAAGTCGCCCGTCCAGCCCTGGCGTCTCAAATAGCTGAAGTATCTGACGTCCTCCAGCATGAGGTCATCCTCGAGACCGTGGGGAATACACAGGAAGGCTAGAACGACACCAGTAAAGCCCAGGAGCGCAGCAATGATGAACGTCCATTGCTTTCCGAGGTTGTTCTGGATCGGAGTGAATGCTTGAGTTCCAACGGCAGCACCGGTTTTGCCCAAGGCAGCGGAGAGACCGTACAACGTGGAACGGACAGGCGTGGCGTACGACTCGGCAGAAGTCAGTCCCAGGATGTTTCCCGGTCCCAGGTTTCCGAAACCGTTGAAAATTCCGTAGAATATAATAAAGAGCGGCACGATCttggtgatttttttgtacgAGCAGCCGATAATGAGACCAATGACAAGATAGCCAGCAAAACCAATGCACATGGTGTATTTCCTTCCGATTCTGTCCGTGAGGAAGGCACCGACAAACAGCATGGGGATGCTGATAATTGCGAGCAGCAGATTCCATTCCGCAACCTTCTCCAGATCAGATgtgtcgtccagcaccgATGAGATGATGGTAGACGAGAAGATGCCGTTCGGGAAAGTGACAAAGTCGTAGATAAACCAGCAGCCGCAGGTTCCCAGCAGTCTGCGCCAATAGTATTTAAAGGTGAGCCAGTAGGGCACGTTCTTTTTGATAGCTCCCTTCTTGTAGAGCACGGACGTGGCCATCTTGAATCTGAAATAAAACACTGCAAGCGGCCAGATGCATCCAATTCCAAGCATGACTCTCCAGGTAGTGGACAGATGAGCACCGCTGCCGGTGGCAGGGTAGACGATCAGGAACACGATCAAGGCAAACGGACCACCGAGTGAGAGCGGCAAGTTAGTCACCAAAACGAAGACCCCTCCTCTTTTTTTGGTAGCCTCATTGGCAGATTCGGAAGCAGCAGTGGAACTGGCAGGGTACTCTCCTCCAACACCAAAACCGGTAATACCTCTTGCAACGATCATCATCCAAAACATGCCTTCGGTAGTGACGCCGTGGGAGGCAGTCGCTAGGATGGTTCCGACCACAATCATCAAGGTGGTGGTCAGAATGGCCCATTTTCTCCCAAAATAGTCTCCGGTAACGCCCACCACGACCTGTCCTAGCACAGCTCCAACGAGCAGTGCGTTGGAGACCCGGGTCTTCATCGTGCTGTCGTACGTCTCAGGATACTTGAGAGCAAACACAGAGTTCAACATGTTCATACAGTTGTTCTGGTACCCGTCCGACAACAAGGCCGCACCGGCACAGATAATGGTGAAGATGTCACTAAGAGACTTCTTTTTGGCGAAACGGGTGGATCTGCCCTCTTTATCGTACGCCATCACATGAGAGCCCGCGTCGAAGGTCTCCACTTGGACCTCGATCGCTTTTGAGTCTTCCATTTTGCAGTGAAATTTCAAATGCGGACTGCATGCTATATATTCTTCCGAGCAGCACAGGTATCATCGAATTTTCGAATTGACCCCACATGGCTTTAGCTTATTTGAGCCATGCACGGCAACGGAAATTAATCTCACAAAGCATCTCCGTTGTGAAGCGGGCCACGTACAGGCGTGAACACAGATGATTCGCCAACTGTGCCCCGTGCCAGATAAATGCTAATCTCCGAGAAGCTTTCGCCAAGCGGCTCTCTTggttttttccagaaccaaGCCCACGTGTATCCGACAGCAGGGTTGCAGGGCACATGGCTGGGCATCCTAAACCTATTAACGAGCGGTTCTTACCATTCTTGGCAACAAGGGCACCGGAGGCCCTCTCGGCACGTAAATCCAAGCCCGCCCGCACTAGGGATCCTAACCTGATGCCTGCTTGCCAAGAACTGGCTTTTCTGTAATCTCTCGAAACGCGGTGTATGGATGTAAAACtattaattatttttcgcGTCTTGTTTACAGATCCCATGACATATAATAGAAGGTTCAAGATCTCGCccgacaacgagctcggCATCGGCGCAGGAATCTCCCCCACGCTAAAACGAAAGCGTCTGTATGAGGACCCGTCGCAGAAGCTTTGCAAGCCATTCAAGAGCCCGATACTGGTGTCTGCAGCTGTCTCGGCTGCTGGTAGGCAAATCCGCACAGCCCGTGCCAAAGGTCCACAATCGTATGCGGAACTGGGGCAGGAGAACATTCCTTTTGGGTCAACGAAAGACGATGACGAGCAGTATGGgctgaacaagaaaaagggTGCTCTATTGCCTCGCAATGTTTTGAGCTCTATGGATGAGACCAACAAAATTCTGACGCGCAAGTTCAAGGCCCCGGTCAAGTCGGGTGCTGACAATGAGTATGAGCTGATGAACGCTCAGCCTCCGCCACCTTTGGGAAACAGAAAACGTTTGTATTTCCCTCCAAAACCGCTGCACGATCCGCTCGGAGAGTACGCCATCGTTCTTTATGATCCTACGGTGGACGTGATTCCCGGCatgaaagaggaagaagaggctGCTTTGGCGGCAGCAAAGGCAGCAGCCGCTGCCGAAGAGCCACAGAAACCCGCAAAGTCTGCACACAAGTCGCTGAACGAGATTTTGGGGATCAGTACCCGTCCAGAGGAGGAAGTCATGAAACAGTTCCCGAACGTCCCTGTCGTCATTGATCCAAAGCTCGCCAAGATTCTCAGACCTCACCAGGTGGCAGGAGTGAAGTTTTTGTACCGCTGCACAGCAGGACTCGTGGATGCTAGAGCCAAAGGTTGCATCATGGCTGACGAAATGGGCCTTGGAAAAACGCTTCAATGCTTAACCCTAATGTGGACGCTTCTAAGACAAGGACCGCGAggcaaaaaaacaattgAAAAATGCGTCATTGTTTGTCCATCGTCGTTGGTGAAGAACTGGgccaacgagatcgacaaaTGGCTTGGCAAGGGAACATTGAACTCCCTGGCAATGGACGGCAAAGGATCCAAAGGAGCCGGCGATATGGCCGAGGTGCTCAGGCAATGGGCTCGTGCCAAGGGACGATCCATTGTCAGGCCTGTCCTAATCATCAGTTACGAAACGTTACGCAGAAACGTAGAGAACTTGGAAGGAACTGAGATTGGTCTGATATTGGCAGACGAAGGCCACAGACTCAAGAACGGAGACTCCCTGACATTTACGGCTTTGAACTCTCTCAACTGCGAACGCCGTGTGATTCTGTCTGGTACTCCTATCCAAAACGATTTGTCAGAATACTTCTCGTTGCTGAACTTCTCGAATCCAGGTGTTCTGGGCTCCCGCGCACAATTCAGGAAGAATTACGAATTGGATATTCTTCGTGGCAGAGATTCGCTTGCCACGGAAGAAGAACGGAAAAAAGGAGACGAAAAGCTTCAGGAACTAACTGAATTGGTCTCACGTTTCATAATCAGAAGAACAAACGATATTTTATCAAAATATCTGCCGGTCAAATACGAATACGTTGTGTTTTGCAACCTTAGCGAGCTCCAATCCAAGCTATACCGTCATTTTGTCACTTCTCCAGAGATCAATAAGCTCATTAGAGGTTTGGGATCCCAACCTCTCAAAGCTATTGGCCTGCTTCGGAAACTGTGCACACACCCTCGTCTGCTTGATTTGCCAAACGACATCTCAGGATCCGAGAATATTTTACCGGATGACTACGACTTTGGGAACGGAAGAAACAAAGACGTTCAAACATGGTACAGTGGCAAATTTGCCATGCTAGAGCGGTTCCTCTTCAAGATTCgcaaagaaacagatgACAAAATTGTCCTTATTTCCAACTTCACGCAGACATTGGATCTAATAGAGAAACTTTGCAGACACCATAGATTTGGGACGGTGAGATTAGACGGGTCGTTGGGAATCAACAAACGTCAAAAATTGGTGGACAGGTTCAACGATCCAAACGCTGAtgaatttgttttcttgcTAAGTTCCAAAGCGGGAGGGTGTGGTATAAACCTTATTGGTGCCAATAGACTGATTTTATTAGATCCCGATTGGAATCCTGCTAGCGATCAACAAGCTTTGGCAAGAGTTTGGAGAGACGGCCAAAAGAAAAATTGCTTCATTTACCGATTTATTGCGACGGGTACTATAGAGGAAAAAATCTTCCAACGTCAATCAGCTAAGATGGAGCTCTCGACATGCGTTGTCGACTCCAACGAAGACGTGGAAAGACAGTTTTCCAGCGAAAATTTGAAACAATTGTTTTTGTACAATGATCAAACGCCCTGCGAGACGCATGATACTTACAAGTGCAAGCGCTGTCAAAACGGAAAGCAAAAACTGAAGTCAGCTGCGATGTTGTATGGAGATGCCACCACATGGAATCATATCGACCGTGAAGATCTGGCAAAGAATGATGACTTTTTGATGCAAAACGAGTCTCAATACGACTCTGTCAGCTATGCCTTCGAGTACATTTCGCACTAATGACTTTTGTTAATCCATGTTGTTGACCAATAGCATCTTTCATCAGCTTGATCGTCAATCCACAACAGCCCGATGGAAAGTAGGTCGTCCAGGTTTGATTTGCATCTTGCTGTTTTCCAGTGGAAGTTGTCGCGCAGGATGGAAACCGTGACATACCCAATATTGTCTGCAGCGGTCAGTATTTGGCTTTGATCAGCATTGAACTCCTGGAGCACTGACTTGATATACATTTTGGACCCGATTTTGACCAATTCCAACTCATTTCCCAGCACTTTCAGGCTCTCCACGGCAACATGCACATCATGGTGGTTCATTTTGAATTGCCAGCCATCCTGGATAGTGCTAGTCACCAGCTGGATCACCTCATCCACAGATATAATACCCCCATACAGGTCTCTAGTTGCTTGACATATCTCATATATTCTAATGGCAAGTCTATTGTTTCTTTCTTCGGGATCGAGGTCGTCTTCGGCAGTCATATAGAGTGGATCGACTCCAAAACTTTCACAGATCTGGCTGAATTGCGCTCGCAGATGGGGGTTCTTCATCATTTCTTTCTTGTGCTCCTGCTTAAAGTTGACCAACGCGTTTTGGAAAACCTGGAGCTGGGTTCTTAGTTGTTCCTCACGCTGCCTCAGCATTGCCTGTCCCAGATCTTGAAACTTAGTTTGCTGGTCAGCATTGCGATCAAACGACGCCAAACCTTTCCGGCTCATGGTAAATAAGCGATCAAAATATTGGGTCGTGTGTAAATCATACTAAATGTCGAAGTTCGCCACTGAAATAAATATCTACAATAAATACAACTATGCAGAATACTGAGCCCTCAATGGACGTTGTGGACAGTAAGTACCGAGATGTAACCGCAGTCTCGCTAACATTCGTAGGAATTCATCAGTTTTTGGCACTTGTGGAACAGTCAGCAGCCAAGTATGATCCGAGATACGTGTTGAAGGTCTTTCGTGAACTTACTCCCGTGAGAAAAGAACTAGACGCTGGATCGCTGATCAAAGTTGTTAAGGAGACATTCCCAAGCTCGCATCCTCACTACGAATATCTCATTCAGGTTTTgtctgattttgaggatGTCGAAATGGTTGAGGAAGACGTTGCAGAAGCTCCAAGACCAGAGATCGACTTGTTCATTCATCTGTTGGTGCAAATTTTCCTCCACGACAAGCAGGACTTCAACAGGTTGGAACTATTCAACGAGAAATGCATCATTGCACTTGCTAGCCACAATGAAAGAACCCTTGATCACATCTCTGCGAAAATGTGGTTCTACATTTTCAGATCTAAAGAAGTTCTCAAAGATACAGTCTCAATCCGTCCTGCACTGCAGTCTGCCTTGAGAACCTCCACTTTGAGATACGACAAGGAGACACGAGCTGTTGCAATCACCTTGCTTTTGAGATCATATCTTCTCTCGAATGACATTAACCAAGCATACAACCTTGTCGAAAAGACCGAGTTTCCAGAAGATGTTTCCAACTCTGTTGTTGCCAGATATTACTACTACTTGGCTAGAATCCAGACGATCCAGCTGGATTACTCTGCCGCGGGTGAATGCGCCATTACCGCCATTAGAAAGTGCCCACAGACAAAGTCTGCTCTTGGATTTTTGCAGGCAGCAACCAAGCTCAATATTTTGATCCAGTTACTGACAGGTGAGATCCCAGAGCTGTCCACGTTTCGCGATCTTTCTCTCGAGAAGAGCCTCATCCCATACCTCGCCGTGACTAGGGCTGTGAGATTGGGCGACTTGAACCTTTTCAGTGATGCCCTGAGCACGTTTGGCTCCGCACTCAAGAAGGATGACAATTACAACCTTGTGTTACGCTTGAGACAGAATGTGATTAAAACAGGCATTAGAATCATTTCTTTGTCTTACAAGAGAATTTCTCTCAAAGACATCTGCATCAAGCTGCATCTTGACAGCGAACTGAGTGCTGAATACATTGTTGCAAAGGCTATTAAGGACGGAGTCGTTGATGCCACGATTGACCACAAGGATGGGTACATGCAATCGAATGAGATGCTGAACATTTACTCAACCAAGGCACCACAGGAAGAATTTGACAGAAGAATCAAGTTCTGCATGTCTTTGCATAATGACTGTGTGCGGGCCATGCGTTATCCGATGAACACGAATAGAAGCGAAGTGAAAACGGATGTGGATTCGAAGGAACGTGAACAGGAGTTACTACAATACTTACAAGAGGACGATTTCTTCTAAACAAGTTCTAGCACGATATTCAGGAAAGTTCCGATCACCCACACGGAAACCATGAAAATCCCAGCATCTCTAGTGAATTTCCATCCATGGTATGGAATGTAAATGAGCATGAACACGAGGTTGACGAGGATCCAGAGACAGGTCAAGTACAAGCTGGGTTTCATGTTGACGTCGACCTCGCCAATGATCTTCCCATTGACACCAATCCCAAGGAGTAAATTCAGCAATGGGCCTCCAAAGCATGCTGCCAGTGCCATCAGAGGATAGCCGACATTGGCTATGACCAGGTTAGAGATCAGGTCTCCGACAGAGTTTCCTATTGCGAAGATAGTCAAGCCCATTATCGCGTCAGACAGCTGTGTCAGTACGCTGATGAACTTGAGCACATTGATCAGTTCGTCCGCAATGAATGCTATGTATGCAATGGCTGTAATAAATCCTATGATACAGATAGAAAGCTTGATCAAATTGGACTGTGAATTAGCCCTGGTGACATTGTAGTAAACGCCAGCAACCGTTATGGTAGTGAGGACTAAAAAGGTGGCGTAAGTGCCCCATGATGCATTTTCAGCGAACGAATAAATGATGATAAATTGTGCACATGACAAAGAGCACAAGAGCTCCATTAGTTTGGTAAATGACGGTTTGATTGTCTGGTTGAAGTCCGAGAGTGACATCATTGGGATCGTATACTTTAGTAAGAGAACCAGTGGGTATGAAATGTAGCCAAAGATGATTTTCAGTGGATTTGATGAATACTCAGGTTCCTCTTCCAGATTAATTTCGTGGTCCAGCAGCCTTGACTCGTAGTTTTGCGCATCGTTTACAAGTCGTGAGATATTGACTGGCACCGACTGATTTTTGCTTAGCATTTCCAGAACATTTCCAAACTCAATGCTGTTAAGGATTCTTGGGTTGAAGGTATAAGAGTCTTCAAATTCCAGATTATCTCCATCCATCGTGATAAATGCTTCATCGTTGTATAAGTTTCTGATCTGATAGTCCTGGACAAGCTCTcgctttttctttgtaATCAGATATTGCCAAATGAGTACCACAACCACATAGAAGATATAGATGGCGACGAGGATGTTCAACTTTGTATTCGATAAATGTCCATTCGATAAGAAAGCAAGCAGCGTGGTAATTGaaagcaggaaaaataGTAAATCACGTAAATAGACGAATTTGGCACTCGACCTTAGGAGGCTGTTTGAAACCTGATCCGCAACCGAGACTTGAGGAAGGATTTCAAAGGGCGCTGCGATCGTTATAACTCCGATAATAAAACCGGTGATGAAAAATGCAGATCCAATAAGTTCACCAATAGCCAGAGACGCATTTTCGGTTTGGAAAGAGCTGTAGGTGCTCAGAATGTCTGGAGATCCATTTCCGAAGGCCAGCAGAGTCAGCCCAGATATATTCTCCGGGATATGGAGATAATTGGAGATAACGGAAAGGTTAGGACAGAGAAACTCGCCAGCAGTAAGTCccaaaaacacaaacaAATAAAGCAATATAGCGAAGATGACAGGAAGAACGATCCAGGCTCTTATGGCTGCTGAAGAGCTTGTGCAGTAGTACAAGTGGAAATAATTGATTTGTCCTACCTGGTGATCGGCGCAATTCTGTAAAGCGTATTTACATTGTTCATTATTTGGCAACGAATGTACAAGATGGCAGGTAGAGTTTGCGGTGCTGGCGCTTGCCAGCGATGTCAGGGCCAAAATGGTGCTGACCGCTAAAACTCGTCGACTGAGCATAGGAAGTAAGATATACCAAGTACgagccgatcgacgcggcgATTTTGAAGCGGCAAGATAGGGAAATCAGATTATTGTTGTAATACCGATCTATTGCCGTCATCAACTGCAGTTTGAATTTGGCTCTACGATCTTTCAATTCTAAACTTCGAAGCCACTTTATGCATTTTAAGGGATATATACCCCTACCTAACTCTTCTGACTCATCACAACCCGACAAAGAGTCCCCACTTCCGATGCACAAACACTCTATTGCCTCCCTCAACAGTGTTTTGGAAACCAAGCCCTTGTCCCATGACACCCACGGCAACTTTGTTGAAGCAGCCACAAAGAGAAGAGTGCTTCTACGCGGGATCAATCTTGactcttcttcaaaaatgcCCCAGAACCCCTTGCAGTACTCTTATTCCAAGCCTAATAAGTGTGGTTTCTGGCAGGAGGCAGATCGTGTTTCCTTTGTTGGAAAGCCATTTCCACTGGAAGAAGCTTATGAACACCTGACGCGTATAAAACTTTGGGGCTATAACACGATCCGTTACATTGTCACTTGGGAAGCAATTGAACATGAAGGCCCAGGAATTTATGATACCGATTATATTGACTACACTATagagctgctgcgcaagatcGATGAAATTGGCGGTCTCTACGTGTTCATCGATCCGCACCAAGATGTTTGGTCCAGGTTCACTGGCGGCAGCGGTGCTCCACTATGGACTCTGTATGCTGCCGGGCTTGAACCTCGCAATTTCCCTACTACTGAAGCCTCCCTCATACACAATTTCGCTGCTGATCCACAAAATTACCAAAAAATGGTTTGGGCGACAAACTATTTCAGGATGGCAACCCAAGTCATGTTTACGCTCTTTTTTGCCGGTTCTATGTTCGCTCCCAAAGCCATTATCAACGGCATGAACATTCAGGACTTTCTGCAATCCCATTTTTTGGACTCTATCTCTTTCCTATTAACCTCAATCAAGCAAAAAGCACCAGAGCTTCTGAACAAGACGTTACTTGGAGTAGAGTCGTTAAACGAGCCAAACTCTGGCTATTATGGGTATCCCGATCTTGAGAAATACCCCCCATCCCAGGAATTAAGGCTAGGAACGTGTCCAAAGCCAATAGAGGGTATGAGGCTTGGAATGGGGTTGCCGCAAGAAGTCGATGTCTATTCGCTCTCTGTGTTTGGGCCCCGCAAAAATGGCACCAAGCTTATTGACCCGAACGGAGTCAAGGCATGGGTCAGTGACGATCAAATGGACAAGCATTATGGTTTTCAAAGAAGTCCAGGCTGGAAGCTTGGGGAGTGTATTTTTGCGCAACACAATGTATGGGATCCTCGATCAGGCCAAGCTCTCATTCCTAACTATTTCAGCACAGACCCAAATACAGGCGAGACCTTAGATGATCAGACGTTCATCAATACCctttttgttgatttttGGGCGAAATGGAAGAGCATGGTGAGGAAAGTCGATGGTGAGTTGTACGTGATAATGCAGCATCCTGTCATGGCAATTCCTCCGGCTGTGAAAGGAACACCTCATATTGATAACAGAACAGCAGTTGCACAGCATTACTATGATGGAATGTCGCTTATGTTCCAGACATGGAACAGGAAATACAACGTGGATACATTGGGTATTTTACGGGGCAAATACGTTAATCCTGTTTTCGGGCTGGTTTTTGGTGAGAAAAACATTCGCAAATCGCTTAGGAATCAATTTGCCCAGCTCAAGCGAGAGGCAAATGAAGCAGTTGGGCCAAGTGTGCCGGTGATAGTCACAGAAACTGGGATGCCTTTTGATATGGATTGCAAGAAAGCGTATTCCGATGGAGATTACAGCTCTCAGGAAAGTGCAAACGATGCACTACAGTCCGCGCTTGAACACACAAACCTCAACAGTACCTATTGGTGCTATAACTCGCGCAATTGTCACAAATGGGGAGACAACTGGAATTTGGAGGATTTTTCGCTGTATTCcaaggacgacgtggatgacaaaaaaaatgaatATTGGATGCGGGCTGGAACATATGGTACCGCAACAATTGGCACTTATCTAGAGTGGATAACAAATTCTTCATCCAGTCTGGATACCACATCTAAAAAATCAGAAgctgacgaggaagagatcgagcttgaaaacaagGTCATCTCGCTAATGAATGGAACTCGTGCTGCGGCCGCTGTTGTGCGGCCGTATGGTGTTCTGGTGAATGGAACAGTGGTATTCAGCGAGTTTGACCTCAAAAAGGTCACATTTGTGATGGAAATAAATACCCGAGTCCAATCGCACAAAAAGGCCCCGACAGTGATATACTTACCAGAACTTCATTTTCCGCCAGGCCAGTTTGAAGTTAGGGTTACCAACGGCACAACTTCTTATCGCCATAACAAGTTTGTCCAGCTTATAGAGTGGGAGCACGACGTACAGATTGGAAATATACGAATCGAGGTGAGCAGCTACGCCGGCCAAGAGGATTACGATTACAATGAAAAGGGCACTTTAAAAGCCCTTGCCTGCGGGTACTTATGAGAAAGGTGGACCGGGTGTGCGATGCAAAGTCCGTACTCTGCAGGCTGTTCAGGATAATTCTCCGGTTCTTGCATGTTTTAGTTTTGATTGTATTTGATTTTCTAAGGAGGTTATATGGCTAATCGAACACGCTCAGATATGCTTCTGCGACAAATCTCGCTCTGGAATTGAGGAACAATTTCATCTCGCTGATTTCTTTGTCGACGTCTTCCATAAATTCGATGATGAAGTCGATCAATTtgttcttcatcatcaccTCGTTGTGGTAGTTTGTGAGTAGGAACGAGATATCGTAATCTGGGATAGGCGTTCTTCTGAGAATTAAAAAATTCTCTGCTCTTTTGGTCAAGAATCTGGTGAACTTGTCGACCAAAATACTCTCTATTTCATCGCTttgtttgattttgataGACACTCTCACAGAATTGATGCTTGGCTCAATGAGCACGCGCTCGTTCTCGTTTCTTGATATCATCATTGGGTTTAGCAGCACCTCTGTTGtcttcttgttttccaCTTCGGGATAATTGTGACGCTCGACGATCTGAGACGAAAAGTTTTCTAGACAGAGTGCCACA from Ogataea parapolymorpha DL-1 chromosome V, whole genome shotgun sequence includes:
- a CDS encoding 26S proteasome regulatory subunit rpn3, giving the protein MQNTEPSMDVVDRIHQFLALVEQSAAKYDPRYVLKVFRELTPVRKELDAGSLIKVVKETFPSSHPHYEYLIQVLSDFEDVEMVEEDVAEAPRPEIDLFIHLLVQIFLHDKQDFNRLELFNEKCIIALASHNERTLDHISAKMWFYIFRSKEVLKDTVSIRPALQSALRTSTLRYDKETRAVAITLLLRSYLLSNDINQAYNLVEKTEFPEDVSNSVVARYYYYLARIQTIQLDYSAAGECAITAIRKCPQTKSALGFLQAATKLNILIQLLTGEIPELSTFRDLSLEKSLIPYLAVTRAVRLGDLNLFSDALSTFGSALKKDDNYNLVLRLRQNVIKTGIRIISLSYKRISLKDICIKLHLDSELSAEYIVAKAIKDGVVDATIDHKDGYMQSNEMLNIYSTKAPQEEFDRRIKFCMSLHNDCVRAMRYPMNTNRSEVKTDVDSKEREQELLQYLQEDDFF
- a CDS encoding DNA repair protein rhp54, with product MTYNRRFKISPDNELGIGAGISPTLKRKRLYEDPSQKLCKPFKSPILVSAAVSAAGRQIRTARAKGPQSYAELGQENIPFGSTKDDDEQYGLNKKKGALLPRNVLSSMDETNKILTRKFKAPVKSGADNEYELMNAQPPPPLGNRKRLYFPPKPLHDPLGEYAIVLYDPTVDVIPGMKEEEEAALAAAKAAAAAEEPQKPAKSAHKSLNEILGISTRPEEEVMKQFPNVPVVIDPKLAKILRPHQVAGVKFLYRCTAGLVDARAKGCIMADEMGLGKTLQCLTLMWTLLRQGPRGKKTIEKCVIVCPSSLVKNWANEIDKWLGKGTLNSLAMDGKGSKGAGDMAEVLRQWARAKGRSIVRPVLIISYETLRRNVENLEGTEIGLILADEGHRLKNGDSLTFTALNSLNCERRVILSGTPIQNDLSEYFSLLNFSNPGVLGSRAQFRKNYELDILRGRDSLATEEERKKGDEKLQELTELVSRFIIRRTNDILSKYLPVKYEYVVFCNLSELQSKLYRHFVTSPEINKLIRGLGSQPLKAIGLLRKLCTHPRLLDLPNDISGSENILPDDYDFGNGRNKDVQTWYSGKFAMLERFLFKIRKETDDKIVLISNFTQTLDLIEKLCRHHRFGTVRLDGSLGINKRQKLVDRFNDPNADEFVFLLSSKAGGCGINLIGANRLILLDPDWNPASDQQALARVWRDGQKKNCFIYRFIATGTIEEKIFQRQSAKMELSTCVVDSNEDVERQFSSENLKQLFLYNDQTPCETHDTYKCKRCQNGKQKLKSAAMLYGDATTWNHIDREDLAKNDDFLMQNESQYDSVSYAFEYISH
- a CDS encoding metabolite transport protein GIT1 → MEDSKAIEVQVETFDAGSHVMAYDKEGRSTRFAKKKSLSDIFTIICAGAALLSDGYQNNCMNMLNSVFALKYPETYDSTMKTRVSNALLVGAVLGQVVVGVTGDYFGRKWAILTTTLMIVVGTILATASHGVTTEGMFWMMIVARGITGFGVGGEYPASSTAASESANEATKKRGGVFVLVTNLPLSLGGPFALIVFLIVYPATGSGAHLSTTWRVMLGIGCIWPLAVFYFRFKMATSVLYKKGAIKKNVPYWLTFKYYWRRLLGTCGCWFIYDFVTFPNGIFSSTIISSVLDDTSDLEKVAEWNLLLAIISIPMLFVGAFLTDRIGRKYTMCIGFAGYLVIGLIIGCSYKKITKIVPLFIIFYGIFNGFGNLGPGNILGLTSAESYATPVRSTLYGLSAALGKTGAAVGTQAFTPIQNNLGKQWTFIIAALLGFTGVVLAFLCIPHGLEDDLMLEDVRYFSYLRRQGWTGDFGSEGEIDSYEKKPSGLGDNAIIERTETLSESS
- a CDS encoding Actin-related protein 2/3 complex subunit 4, giving the protein MSQSLKPYLTAVRHSLNVALCLENFSSQIVERHNYPEVENKKTTEVLLNPMMISRNENERVLIEPSINSVRVSIKIKQSDEIESILVDKFTRFLTKRAENFLILRRTPIPDYDISFLLTNYHNEVMMKNKLIDFIIEFMEDVDKEISEMKLFLNSRARFVAEAYLSVFD